GTCGAGGCGGCCGTTGGCCATGTCGAGCTTGTATTCGTCAGCGGTCGGATAGGACTTGATCGTGCTGTCGGTGAAGACCTTCTCGGCGTAGTTGTAGTGAATGGTCGAGCCCTGGACGCCGATGGTCTTGCCGGCGAGGTCTTCCTTGGTCACGCCCTTGATGTCGCTGTCCTTGGCGGCGGCGATCACGGCTGGCGTGTTGATGTACTTCTTGGAGAAGTCGATCTTTTCCTTGCGCTCAGGCGTGATCGACATCTGGGCGATGATGGCGTCGAACTTGCCGGCCTGGAGCGCGGGGATCATGCCGTCCCATTCCTGGGCGACGATCTCGCACTTGACCTTCATCTCCTCGCAAAGCGCATTGGCGATGTCGACGTCGAAGCCGACGAGCTTACCGTCGGATGTCAGGTTATTGTAGGGAGGGTATGCGCCTTCGGTGGCGATCTTGATCGTCTTTTCCTGCGCCTGCGCCATACAGATGGTGAGCGCCAGGGCCGCGGTCGCAGCCAGGGCAATACGCTTGGAAATACCCATGATGTTCCTCTCTGTTCGCTTCGGCCGGTTCCCGTCCATGGCGGCCGTTGAGCGGATGAACTCCGCCGCTGGCGGCGATACTCCCACTGTTTTCAGTTAAAAATCAATCGCGAAAAGGGGATTTGCGAGCGGGCGATCGGGCAAGCGCGGTGACGCAGCGTCACTGCGCGGCGAGGCCGGTGCGCGCTTCGACGAAGTCGGCGATCACCGTGATGTCGTCGATGCCGAACACCGGAACCTGCTCGCCTTCGACCGGATGGTCGGCGGCGACGGCAACGATCGAAGGGTCGTTCGATGTCAATGGCGAGCGGTCCTTGGCCGCGAGCCGGCGTGCCTCGATCTTGAGATGGTGCTCGCGCTTGTAGCCTTCGACCAGCACCAGATCGCAAGGAGCGATTCTCTCGAGAACCTCGTCGAGCGTGGGCTCGGTTTCGTTGCGCAGCTCGTGCATCAACGCCCAGCGCCGCCCCGACACGATGGCGACTTCCGTGGCCCCAGCCTCGC
The nucleotide sequence above comes from Aminobacter aminovorans. Encoded proteins:
- a CDS encoding ABC transporter substrate-binding protein, with amino-acid sequence MGISKRIALAATAALALTICMAQAQEKTIKIATEGAYPPYNNLTSDGKLVGFDVDIANALCEEMKVKCEIVAQEWDGMIPALQAGKFDAIIAQMSITPERKEKIDFSKKYINTPAVIAAAKDSDIKGVTKEDLAGKTIGVQGSTIHYNYAEKVFTDSTIKSYPTADEYKLDMANGRLDAVSDDAVTMGAWLETPDGACCKIVGTIPNMPEIHGDGAGVGVRKGDALADQFSAAIDAIRANGKYKEINDKYFKFDAYGS
- the mobB gene encoding molybdopterin-guanine dinucleotide biosynthesis protein B, whose product is MTHRVFGITGWKNSGKTTLTERLVTELVRRGWRVSTIKHAHHDFDIDKPGADSFRHREAGATEVAIVSGRRWALMHELRNETEPTLDEVLERIAPCDLVLVEGYKREHHLKIEARRLAAKDRSPLTSNDPSIVAVAADHPVEGEQVPVFGIDDITVIADFVEARTGLAAQ